One Obesumbacterium proteus DNA window includes the following coding sequences:
- the miaB gene encoding tRNA (N6-isopentenyl adenosine(37)-C2)-methylthiotransferase MiaB, whose product MTQKLHIKTWGCQMNEYDSSKMADLLGSTHGFELTENAEEADVLLLNTCSIREKAQEKVFHQLGRWKLLKEANPNVIIGVGGCVASQEGKLLRQRAHYVDIVFGPQTLHRLPEMINKVRGSKSPIVDVSFPEIEKFDRLPEPRADGPSAFVSIMEGCNKYCTYCVVPYTRGEEVSRPCDDVLFEIAQLAAQGVREVNLLGQNVNAYRGPSFDGDICTFAELLRLVAAIDGIDRIRFTTSHPIEFTDDIIAVYEDTPELVSFLHLPVQSGSDRVLNMMKRTHTVLEYKSIIRKLRKARPDILISSDFIVGFPGETQEDFEQTMKLIAEINFDVSYSFVFSPRPGTPAADMVDDVSEEEKKQRLYILQDRINQQAQNYSRKMVGTVQRILVEGVSRKNVMEISGRTENNRVVNFEGSPELVGTFVDVEITEVRTNSLRGVLVRTEDQMDLRVHESPESVIARTRKEDALGVGSYQP is encoded by the coding sequence ATGACACAAAAACTGCATATTAAAACCTGGGGCTGCCAGATGAATGAGTATGACTCATCTAAAATGGCAGATTTACTGGGCAGCACGCACGGTTTCGAACTGACCGAGAATGCCGAAGAGGCAGATGTCTTGCTGCTAAATACCTGCTCGATTCGAGAAAAAGCACAAGAGAAGGTTTTCCACCAACTCGGTCGCTGGAAGTTGCTCAAAGAAGCGAATCCAAACGTCATTATCGGCGTTGGCGGCTGCGTGGCCTCGCAGGAAGGCAAACTGCTGCGCCAGCGTGCCCACTATGTCGACATCGTTTTTGGCCCACAAACGCTGCATCGTTTGCCAGAAATGATCAATAAGGTTCGCGGTAGCAAAAGCCCTATCGTGGACGTGAGCTTCCCTGAAATCGAAAAATTCGACCGGCTTCCCGAGCCGCGTGCCGATGGCCCAAGTGCCTTTGTCTCCATCATGGAAGGCTGTAATAAGTACTGCACGTACTGCGTGGTGCCTTATACCCGCGGTGAAGAAGTCAGCCGTCCATGCGACGACGTGTTGTTTGAAATTGCTCAGCTCGCCGCCCAAGGCGTGCGCGAAGTCAACCTGCTTGGGCAAAATGTGAATGCCTACCGCGGCCCTTCCTTCGACGGCGATATTTGTACTTTCGCCGAGCTGCTGCGCTTGGTTGCCGCCATTGATGGAATCGACCGTATTCGCTTCACCACCAGCCACCCTATTGAATTCACCGACGATATCATCGCCGTGTATGAAGACACGCCTGAGCTCGTTAGCTTCCTGCATCTGCCGGTACAAAGCGGTTCAGACCGAGTTCTGAATATGATGAAACGTACCCATACGGTACTTGAATACAAATCCATCATTCGCAAACTGCGTAAAGCGCGGCCGGATATTCTCATCAGTTCAGACTTTATCGTCGGCTTCCCCGGTGAAACGCAGGAAGATTTTGAACAAACGATGAAGCTGATAGCTGAAATCAACTTCGACGTGAGCTACAGCTTTGTTTTCTCGCCGCGCCCGGGCACGCCAGCCGCCGACATGGTTGACGATGTTTCTGAAGAAGAGAAAAAACAGCGTCTGTATATTTTGCAAGATCGCATCAATCAGCAGGCACAGAACTACAGCCGCAAAATGGTTGGCACCGTGCAGCGCATTTTGGTGGAAGGAGTATCACGCAAAAATGTTATGGAAATCTCAGGCCGCACTGAAAATAACCGCGTAGTGAACTTCGAAGGTTCACCGGAGCTAGTAGGCACCTTCGTGGATGTAGAAATTACCGAAGTCAGAACCAACTCGCTGCGTGGCGTATTAGTGCGTACCGAAGATCAGATGGATTTGCGCGTTCATGAGTCACCAGAGTCGGTTATTGCACGCACGCGTAAAGAGGATGCGTTGGGGGTGGGGAGTTATCAGCCTTAG
- the ubiF gene encoding 3-demethoxyubiquinol 3-hydroxylase: MAEHKSDVVVIGGGMVGAAAALGLAQAGFTVTVVENRKPRPFDASQPPDLRISAISVSSVALLESIGVWKTLRHMRSAAYRGLETWEWEASRVSFSAQELGIPELGYMLENEVLQLALWQHLEQMPNISLMVPAELKTIAQSQDVWNVELSDGREIETKLVLGADGANSLVRAQAGIGVRGWQYRQSCMLITVQTQEDPLDVTWQQFTPQGPRAFLPLWDNWASLVWYDSPARIRQLMALPMSQLTQEIKQTFPARLGDVTAVAAGSFPLVRRHANRYVQSGLALLGDAAHTINPLAGQGVNLGYRDVDALLDVVINARQQGEIWHSEEILKRYQHRRRPDNLLMQAGMDLFYSAFSNELKPLQLVRNLGLMAAERSGELKKRALKYALGL; encoded by the coding sequence ATGGCCGAGCATAAAAGTGATGTTGTCGTTATCGGTGGCGGCATGGTGGGCGCTGCCGCCGCGTTGGGGTTGGCTCAGGCCGGTTTTACTGTCACGGTTGTGGAAAACCGTAAGCCTCGCCCATTCGATGCGTCGCAGCCACCTGATTTACGAATATCGGCTATTAGTGTTTCATCGGTGGCGTTGCTAGAAAGTATTGGCGTATGGAAAACCTTACGTCACATGCGCAGTGCGGCCTATCGTGGTTTAGAAACCTGGGAGTGGGAAGCATCCCGCGTCAGTTTCAGCGCCCAAGAACTGGGTATTCCAGAGCTCGGCTATATGCTAGAAAACGAAGTGCTGCAGCTTGCGCTATGGCAGCACTTAGAGCAGATGCCTAATATTTCGCTGATGGTTCCTGCTGAATTAAAAACCATCGCACAGAGCCAAGACGTGTGGAACGTAGAACTGAGCGACGGGCGTGAAATTGAAACCAAGTTGGTTTTAGGTGCCGATGGCGCGAACTCTTTAGTGCGCGCTCAGGCGGGCATAGGCGTGCGTGGCTGGCAATATCGTCAATCTTGCATGCTGATAACCGTTCAAACGCAGGAAGACCCCTTAGACGTCACGTGGCAGCAGTTTACGCCGCAGGGCCCGCGCGCTTTTCTGCCGCTGTGGGATAACTGGGCTTCGCTGGTCTGGTATGACAGTCCCGCTCGGATCCGTCAGCTTATGGCATTACCTATGTCGCAGCTTACGCAAGAAATCAAACAAACGTTCCCCGCTCGTTTAGGTGATGTGACGGCAGTAGCCGCTGGATCTTTCCCTCTGGTGCGTCGCCATGCGAACCGTTACGTGCAAAGTGGTTTGGCTTTACTTGGCGATGCGGCGCACACCATTAATCCATTGGCAGGGCAGGGCGTTAATCTGGGATATCGCGATGTAGATGCGCTGTTGGATGTGGTGATCAATGCGCGCCAGCAGGGTGAAATTTGGCACAGCGAAGAAATCCTGAAACGTTATCAGCACCGTCGCCGTCCAGATAATTTATTAATGCAGGCCGGTATGGATCTGTTTTATAGCGCTTTCAGCAATGAACTTAAGCCTTTGCAACTGGTACGAAATTTAGGATTGATGGCAGCGGAGCGCTCAGGAGAGTTAAAAAAACGTGCGTTGAAGTATGCGTTGGGGTTGTAG
- a CDS encoding HAD-IIA family hydrolase, which yields MTIKSIICDIDGVLMHDNTPVPGADKFLARIQEKDIPLVILTNYPSQTAQDLANRFAAAGLDVPESVFYTSAMATADFLKRQEGKKAYVIGEGALIHELYKAGFTITDINPDFVIVGETRSYNWEMIHKASYFVVNGARFIATNPDTHGRGFYPACGALCAPIELISGRKPFYVGKPSPWIIRAALNKMQAHSESTVIIGDNLNTDILAGFQAGLETVLVLSGVSTLNDVDNMPFRPNYIYPSVADIDII from the coding sequence ATGACAATCAAAAGTATTATTTGTGACATCGACGGCGTTTTGATGCACGACAACACTCCGGTTCCGGGTGCAGATAAATTTCTGGCACGTATTCAAGAAAAAGACATTCCTCTCGTCATTCTGACCAACTACCCTTCTCAAACCGCGCAGGATCTGGCCAACCGCTTCGCAGCCGCCGGACTTGATGTTCCTGAAAGCGTGTTTTACACCTCAGCCATGGCCACCGCCGATTTTCTCAAACGTCAGGAAGGCAAAAAAGCCTATGTGATTGGCGAAGGTGCGTTAATTCACGAATTGTATAAAGCAGGCTTTACCATTACCGATATCAACCCTGATTTTGTTATCGTTGGTGAAACCCGTTCGTATAACTGGGAAATGATCCACAAGGCCTCTTACTTCGTGGTCAACGGCGCACGGTTTATCGCGACAAACCCAGATACACACGGCCGTGGTTTTTACCCTGCCTGTGGCGCGTTATGTGCACCAATTGAGCTGATTTCAGGCCGCAAGCCGTTCTACGTTGGCAAACCGAGCCCGTGGATTATTCGTGCCGCGCTCAACAAGATGCAGGCTCATTCAGAAAGCACCGTGATCATCGGTGATAATCTGAATACCGATATTTTGGCAGGCTTCCAAGCGGGGCTGGAAACGGTATTAGTGCTGTCCGGTGTCTCAACGTTAAACGACGTGGACAACATGCCGTTCCGCCCTAACTACATTTATCCCTCCGTTGCCGATATCGACATCATCTAA
- the nagC gene encoding DNA-binding transcriptional regulator NagC — MTTGGQGQIGNVDLVKQLNSAAVYRLIDLQGPISRIQIAELSQLAPASVTKITRQLLERGLIKEVDQQASTGGRRAISIVTETRLFNTIAIRLGRHDATITLYDMSGKSLAEEHYPLPERTQETVENALLNNIEQFMLTYQRKIRELIAIAVILPGLVDPQHGIVRYMPHITVNDWPLVNALEDRFNVTSFVGHDIRSLALAEHYFGATRDCEDSMLVRLHRGTGAGIIVNEKIFLGSKGNVGEIGHIQIDPLGERCHCGNFGCLETVAANAAIEQRVRHLLEQGYPSKLTLDDCSISAICKAANKGDALATEVIELVGRYLGRAIAIAINMFNPQKVVIAGEIIEAEKTLLPAIQSCINTQALKNFRINLPVVTSELDHRSAIGAFALVKRAMLNGVLLQRLLEGQHPH; from the coding sequence ATGACCACAGGCGGACAAGGACAAATTGGTAACGTAGATCTGGTTAAACAACTTAACAGCGCCGCTGTTTACCGTTTGATCGATCTGCAAGGCCCTATTTCGCGCATTCAGATTGCCGAGCTGAGCCAGCTTGCTCCCGCCAGCGTCACCAAAATTACCCGCCAGCTACTGGAGCGCGGGCTGATCAAAGAAGTCGATCAGCAAGCGTCTACCGGTGGCCGTCGTGCCATTTCCATTGTGACAGAAACCCGCCTCTTCAATACCATTGCCATCCGCTTAGGGCGTCACGACGCCACCATCACGCTGTACGATATGAGTGGAAAGTCGCTGGCCGAAGAGCACTACCCGTTACCTGAACGCACTCAGGAAACAGTGGAAAATGCACTGCTGAATAACATTGAGCAGTTCATGCTCACCTATCAGCGTAAAATCCGCGAGCTGATTGCCATTGCGGTGATCCTGCCCGGATTAGTCGATCCTCAACATGGGATCGTGCGCTACATGCCGCATATTACCGTTAATGATTGGCCGTTGGTTAATGCGCTGGAAGATCGATTTAACGTCACCAGCTTTGTGGGTCACGATATTCGTAGCCTTGCTTTAGCTGAACACTATTTCGGTGCCACCCGCGACTGTGAAGATTCAATGCTGGTACGCCTACACCGAGGAACCGGTGCGGGTATCATCGTGAATGAAAAAATATTTCTCGGCAGCAAGGGAAACGTTGGTGAGATTGGTCACATCCAAATCGATCCATTAGGCGAACGTTGCCACTGCGGTAATTTCGGTTGTTTGGAAACCGTGGCCGCCAACGCCGCCATTGAACAACGCGTTCGTCATCTGCTCGAACAAGGCTATCCAAGCAAACTCACGCTGGACGATTGCAGCATCAGCGCAATCTGCAAAGCGGCAAACAAAGGCGACGCGCTAGCAACAGAAGTGATTGAATTGGTTGGCCGCTATCTGGGTCGCGCCATTGCGATTGCGATTAACATGTTTAACCCGCAGAAAGTGGTTATCGCAGGCGAAATTATTGAAGCAGAAAAAACGCTGCTGCCTGCGATTCAAAGCTGCATCAATACTCAGGCGTTGAAGAATTTCCGCATTAATCTACCGGTGGTCACCTCTGAATTAGATCATCGTTCAGCCATTGGGGCATTTGCGCTGGTGAAACGAGCCATGCTCAACGGTGTATTGCTTCAGCGCCTGCTGGAAGGGCAACATCCGCACTAA
- the nagA gene encoding N-acetylglucosamine-6-phosphate deacetylase — protein sequence MYALTHCRIYTGHDILDDHAVMIANGLIEKICPVAELPSGIETHDLGGAILAPGFIDLQLNGCGGVQFNDSVEAVSEETLEIMQHANEKSGCTSYLPTLITSADDLMKHGIDVMRSYLTKHQNQALGLHIEGPYISLEKKGTHNPKYIRKPDHEMIDFMCEHADAITKVTMAPEVATQESIQQLKAAGIVVSAGHSNATYEEARKGFAAGMSFATHLYNAMPAISGRAPGLMGAIFDTPEVYTGIIADGHHVAWPSIRLAKRLKGEHLVLVTDATAPAGANIDHFIFAGKTVYYRNGLVVDENGTLSGSALTMIDAVKNSVEHIGIALDEALRMATLYPSRAVGVDSRLGSIEAGKVANLTAFTSDYRVIKTIVNGETVYENK from the coding sequence ATGTACGCTTTGACCCATTGTCGGATTTATACCGGCCACGATATTCTCGACGACCATGCAGTAATGATCGCCAATGGCTTAATTGAAAAGATCTGTCCTGTCGCTGAACTTCCGTCAGGCATTGAAACTCACGATCTAGGCGGGGCAATCCTTGCTCCTGGTTTCATCGATCTGCAACTTAATGGCTGTGGCGGCGTTCAGTTTAATGATTCTGTCGAAGCGGTTTCGGAAGAAACGCTCGAAATCATGCAGCACGCCAACGAGAAATCAGGCTGTACCAGCTATTTACCTACGCTTATCACCAGTGCTGACGATTTAATGAAGCACGGTATCGATGTGATGCGCAGCTATCTGACCAAGCACCAGAATCAGGCGCTAGGTCTGCATATTGAAGGCCCATACATCAGCTTAGAAAAGAAAGGCACGCACAATCCGAAATACATCCGTAAACCGGATCATGAAATGATCGATTTCATGTGCGAGCACGCAGACGCCATCACCAAAGTGACGATGGCTCCAGAAGTCGCGACTCAGGAATCTATCCAGCAGCTGAAAGCCGCCGGAATCGTGGTTTCTGCAGGTCACTCCAACGCTACCTATGAAGAAGCGCGTAAAGGCTTCGCCGCAGGCATGAGCTTTGCGACTCACCTTTATAACGCGATGCCAGCCATTTCTGGCCGTGCTCCGGGTCTGATGGGTGCTATTTTCGATACCCCGGAAGTGTACACCGGCATCATCGCCGATGGTCACCACGTTGCTTGGCCAAGCATTCGTCTGGCTAAACGTTTGAAAGGCGAACATCTGGTGCTGGTCACCGATGCAACTGCTCCGGCAGGCGCTAACATAGATCACTTCATTTTCGCCGGAAAAACAGTATATTACCGCAACGGTTTAGTCGTTGATGAAAACGGTACGCTGAGCGGTTCTGCGCTGACCATGATCGACGCCGTCAAAAACAGCGTTGAGCACATCGGTATTGCTCTGGATGAAGCATTGCGTATGGCAACGCTCTATCCATCGCGCGCGGTGGGTGTTGATAGCCGTCTGGGCAGCATCGAAGCGGGTAAAGTGGCAAACTTAACCGCTTTCACTTCAGACTATCGCGTGATCAAAACCATCGTGAACGGCGAAACGGTTTACGAAAATAAATAA
- the nagB gene encoding glucosamine-6-phosphate deaminase encodes MRLIPLSNAADVGLWSARHIVNRINAFKPTAERPFVLGLPTGGTPLQTYKRLIELHKAGEISFKNVVTFNMDEYIGLPEEHPESYHSFMYNNFFNHVDIPRENINLLNGNAPDVDTECRRYEEKIKSYGRINLFMGGVGNDGHIAFNEPASSLASRTRIKTLTEETRIANSRFFDGDMTKVPKYALTVGVGTLLDAEEVMILVTGHAKALSLQAAVEGSVNHMWTISALQLHPKSVIVCDEPSTMELKVKTVKYFRELEAENMKNL; translated from the coding sequence ATGAGACTTATCCCTCTAAGTAATGCTGCAGACGTTGGCTTGTGGTCTGCCCGTCATATTGTTAACCGTATCAATGCGTTCAAACCAACGGCTGAGCGTCCATTTGTTCTCGGTCTGCCAACCGGCGGCACCCCTCTGCAAACCTACAAACGTTTGATCGAGCTGCACAAGGCTGGCGAAATCAGCTTTAAAAACGTTGTTACGTTCAACATGGACGAATACATCGGCCTGCCAGAAGAGCATCCAGAAAGCTACCATAGCTTCATGTATAATAATTTCTTCAATCACGTGGATATCCCACGCGAAAACATTAACTTGCTGAACGGCAATGCGCCTGACGTTGATACCGAATGTCGCCGCTACGAAGAAAAGATAAAATCCTACGGCAGAATCAATCTGTTTATGGGTGGTGTAGGTAACGATGGACATATTGCTTTTAACGAACCAGCATCATCTTTAGCTTCTCGCACTCGCATCAAAACGCTGACCGAAGAAACTCGTATTGCAAACTCTCGTTTCTTTGATGGCGACATGACGAAAGTGCCAAAATACGCGCTCACCGTTGGCGTTGGCACATTGTTGGACGCTGAAGAAGTGATGATTTTGGTCACTGGCCACGCGAAAGCGCTGTCCCTGCAGGCCGCCGTTGAAGGCAGCGTCAACCACATGTGGACGATCAGCGCTCTGCAACTTCATCCGAAGTCCGTCATCGTATGCGATGAGCCTTCAACGATGGAGCTGAAAGTCAAAACAGTTAAGTACTTCCGCGAGTTAGAAGCGGAAAACATGAAGAATCTGTAA
- the nagE gene encoding N-acetylglucosamine-specific PTS transporter subunit IIBC — protein sequence MSILGYLQKVGRALMVPVATLPAAAILMGVGYWIDPVGWGGDNALAAFFIKSGSAIIDNMSVLFAIGVAYGMSKDKDGAAALTGFVGFLVLTTLCSPAAVAMIQKIPADQVPAAFGKINNQFVGILVGIISAELYNRFSGVELPKALSFFSGRRLVPILTSFVMILVAFILMYIWPLIFDGLVNFGEHIQKMGSVGAGIYAFFNRLLIPVGLHHALNSVFWFDVAGINDIPNFLGGAQSIEAGKAVVGITGRYQAGFFPIMMFGLPGAALAIYHCARPENKAKVAGIMMAAAFAAFFTGITEPLEFSFMFVAPVLYVLHAFLTGISVFIAASMHWIAGFGFSAGLVDMVLSSRNPLATHWYMLIPQGLVFFVIYYVVFRFTITKFNLLTPGRELATDADESADGYDLDLDNAKGGNETANLARNYIAAVGGSANITGIDACITRLRLSVKDSAIVNDSLAKRLGASGVIRLNKQSVQVIVGTRAEAIATAMRGVMASGPIEAATAHAAPAAAEAKAQATPNAAAVVKATLVSPITGEVVALDQVPDEAFASKAVGDGVAVRPTDKTVVSPARGTIVKIFNTNHAFCLETDEGAEVVVHMGIDTVALNGQGFKRLVEEGAEVKAGQPILEMDLEYLNANARSMISPVVVSNIDDFGGLKALAAGHVVAGETKLYDITAK from the coding sequence GTGAGTATTTTAGGTTATCTGCAAAAAGTCGGCCGTGCGCTGATGGTACCGGTGGCGACGCTACCGGCTGCCGCGATATTAATGGGTGTCGGTTACTGGATCGACCCGGTAGGTTGGGGGGGCGATAATGCGTTAGCGGCCTTCTTCATCAAGTCGGGCTCTGCCATTATCGACAACATGTCAGTACTGTTTGCGATCGGTGTCGCTTACGGTATGTCAAAAGATAAAGACGGCGCTGCCGCATTAACTGGCTTTGTTGGCTTCTTGGTACTGACTACGCTGTGCTCTCCGGCCGCGGTAGCCATGATCCAGAAAATCCCTGCGGATCAGGTTCCAGCTGCATTCGGTAAGATTAACAACCAGTTCGTGGGTATCTTGGTTGGTATTATCTCTGCCGAACTGTACAACCGCTTCAGCGGCGTTGAGCTGCCGAAGGCGCTGTCCTTCTTCAGCGGCCGTCGTTTGGTGCCAATTCTGACCTCCTTCGTCATGATTCTGGTGGCGTTCATCCTGATGTACATCTGGCCGTTAATCTTTGACGGACTGGTTAACTTCGGTGAACACATTCAGAAAATGGGCTCTGTTGGCGCAGGTATCTACGCGTTCTTCAACCGCTTGCTGATCCCAGTGGGTCTGCATCACGCCTTGAACTCCGTATTCTGGTTTGACGTTGCAGGTATCAACGACATTCCTAACTTCCTGGGTGGCGCACAGTCTATCGAAGCGGGTAAAGCCGTTGTGGGTATCACTGGTCGTTATCAGGCTGGTTTCTTCCCAATCATGATGTTTGGTTTACCGGGTGCTGCGCTGGCGATTTACCACTGCGCACGTCCAGAAAACAAAGCCAAAGTGGCTGGTATCATGATGGCCGCTGCGTTTGCAGCCTTCTTCACCGGTATTACCGAACCGTTGGAATTCTCCTTCATGTTCGTGGCACCAGTACTGTATGTTCTGCATGCATTCCTGACCGGTATTTCCGTATTCATCGCAGCTTCTATGCACTGGATTGCGGGCTTCGGCTTCAGCGCCGGTCTGGTGGATATGGTGCTGTCTTCACGTAACCCGCTGGCAACTCACTGGTACATGCTGATCCCTCAGGGTCTGGTGTTCTTCGTGATTTACTACGTGGTGTTCCGTTTCACTATCACCAAATTCAACCTGCTGACTCCAGGCCGTGAACTGGCTACCGACGCTGACGAAAGCGCTGATGGTTACGATCTGGATCTGGACAATGCGAAAGGTGGTAACGAAACGGCAAATCTGGCACGCAACTACATTGCCGCTGTTGGTGGCTCTGCCAACATCACCGGTATTGATGCTTGTATCACACGTCTGCGTCTGAGCGTTAAAGACTCTGCTATCGTCAACGATAGCTTGGCTAAACGTTTGGGTGCCTCTGGTGTTATTCGCTTGAACAAACAAAGCGTGCAGGTCATCGTGGGTACACGTGCCGAAGCAATTGCGACCGCAATGCGTGGCGTGATGGCATCTGGCCCAATTGAGGCTGCCACTGCACATGCTGCTCCAGCAGCCGCTGAAGCAAAAGCACAGGCAACGCCAAACGCCGCTGCGGTAGTCAAAGCGACGCTGGTTTCTCCAATCACCGGTGAAGTGGTTGCGCTGGATCAGGTTCCTGATGAAGCGTTCGCTAGCAAAGCCGTGGGTGACGGTGTGGCGGTTCGCCCAACGGATAAAACCGTGGTTTCCCCAGCACGTGGCACTATCGTTAAGATCTTCAACACCAACCATGCGTTCTGTTTAGAAACGGATGAAGGTGCGGAAGTCGTTGTTCATATGGGCATCGACACCGTGGCGTTGAATGGTCAAGGCTTCAAACGCCTCGTTGAAGAGGGTGCAGAAGTGAAAGCGGGTCAGCCAATCCTAGAAATGGATTTGGAATATCTGAACGCCAATGCACGCTCAATGATTAGCCCAGTTGTTGTCAGCAACATCGATGATTTCGGTGGTCTGAAAGCGCTGGCGGCGGGTCATGTCGTGGCGGGTGAAACCAAGCTGTATGACATCACTGCAAAATAA
- the glnS gene encoding glutamine--tRNA ligase, whose amino-acid sequence MSEAEARPSNFIRQIIDEDLASGKHNSVHTRFPPEPNGYLHIGHAKSICLNFGIAKDYQGQCNLRFDDTNPVKEDIEYVESIKRDVQWLGFEWSGAVRYSSDYFDQLHQYAVELISKGLAYVDELTPEQIREYRGTLTSPGKNSPYRDRSVEENLALFEKMRNGEFAEGTACLRAKIDMASPFIVMRDPVLYRIKFAEHHQTGNKWCIYPMYDFTHCISDALEGITHSLCTLEFQDNRRLYDWVLDNITIPTHPRQYEFSRLNLEYAIMSKRKLNQLVTEKIVEGWDDPRMPTISGLRRRGYTAASIREFCLRIGVTKQDNNVEMAALESCVRDDLNEIAPRAMAVLDPVKVVIENMSADSVEMLAMPNHPNKPEMGKREVPFSNEIYIDRADFREEANKQYKRLVLGKEVRLRNAYVIKAERVEKDADGEITTIYCTYDADTLSKDPADGRKVKGVIHWVSANHAVPAEFHLYDRLFSVANPGAAEDFLSTINPESLVIRKGFVEPSLAVATSEVTYQFEREGYFCADCRYSAPDHLVFNRTVGLRDTWAKVGA is encoded by the coding sequence ATGAGTGAGGCTGAAGCCCGCCCAAGTAACTTTATCCGTCAGATCATCGATGAAGATCTGGCCTCAGGTAAACATAATTCAGTTCATACCCGTTTTCCGCCGGAGCCAAACGGCTACCTGCATATTGGCCACGCCAAATCCATTTGCCTGAACTTTGGCATTGCCAAAGACTATCAAGGCCAGTGCAATCTGCGCTTTGATGACACCAACCCGGTGAAAGAAGACATTGAATACGTTGAGTCAATTAAACGCGACGTACAGTGGCTAGGTTTTGAGTGGAGCGGCGCAGTGCGTTACTCTTCTGATTACTTCGATCAACTGCACCAGTACGCCGTAGAGCTGATTAGCAAGGGTCTGGCTTACGTTGATGAGCTTACTCCTGAACAGATCCGTGAATATCGCGGTACCCTGACTTCTCCGGGCAAAAATAGCCCGTATCGCGATCGTAGCGTTGAAGAGAACTTGGCACTGTTCGAAAAAATGCGTAACGGCGAATTTGCCGAAGGCACCGCGTGCCTGCGCGCCAAAATTGATATGGCTTCTCCGTTCATCGTGATGCGCGATCCGGTTCTGTACCGTATTAAGTTTGCTGAACATCACCAGACCGGCAACAAATGGTGCATCTATCCGATGTACGATTTCACCCACTGCATTTCCGATGCGCTGGAAGGGATCACCCATTCACTGTGTACGCTGGAATTCCAAGATAACCGCCGTCTCTACGACTGGGTTTTGGATAACATCACTATTCCAACGCATCCACGTCAGTACGAGTTTTCTCGTCTGAACCTCGAATATGCCATCATGTCTAAGCGTAAGCTGAACCAGCTGGTGACCGAGAAGATTGTGGAAGGTTGGGATGATCCACGTATGCCAACGATTTCTGGTCTGCGTCGTCGCGGATACACGGCGGCTTCTATTCGTGAATTCTGCCTGCGTATTGGCGTGACCAAGCAAGATAACAACGTTGAAATGGCGGCGTTAGAATCTTGTGTGCGTGATGACCTGAATGAAATCGCACCGCGTGCGATGGCGGTTCTGGATCCGGTTAAAGTGGTTATTGAAAACATGTCTGCGGATAGCGTAGAAATGCTGGCGATGCCAAACCATCCAAACAAGCCAGAAATGGGCAAACGCGAAGTGCCGTTTAGCAACGAAATCTATATCGATCGTGCCGATTTCCGCGAAGAAGCCAACAAACAATACAAGCGTTTGGTATTGGGCAAAGAAGTTCGTCTGCGTAATGCCTACGTGATTAAAGCCGAGCGCGTTGAGAAAGACGCTGACGGTGAAATCACTACCATTTATTGCACCTACGATGCGGATACGTTGAGCAAAGATCCTGCTGATGGTCGTAAAGTGAAAGGCGTTATTCATTGGGTATCTGCAAACCACGCAGTACCTGCTGAATTCCATCTGTACGATCGCTTGTTCAGCGTTGCCAACCCAGGCGCAGCGGAAGACTTCCTGTCTACGATCAACCCTGAGTCATTGGTTATCCGTAAAGGCTTTGTTGAACCAAGTCTTGCTGTAGCGACTTCAGAAGTCACCTATCAGTTCGAACGTGAAGGCTACTTCTGCGCTGATTGCCGCTATTCCGCGCCAGACCATTTAGTGTTTAACCGCACTGTGGGTCTGCGTGATACGTGGGCAAAAGTGGGTGCATAA